One window of the Eucalyptus grandis isolate ANBG69807.140 chromosome 8, ASM1654582v1, whole genome shotgun sequence genome contains the following:
- the LOC104415098 gene encoding thaumatin-like protein, which translates to MDFSPTSSGCTRGIKCTADINGQCPTQLKAPGGCNNPCTVFKTDQYCCNSGSCGPTNFSKFFKDRCPDAYSYPKDDQTSTFTCPGGTNYRVVFCP; encoded by the coding sequence ATGGACTTCAGCCCGACCTCCAGTGGGTGCACCCGTGGGATCAAGTGCACGGCCGACATCAATGGCCAGTGCCCTACCCAGCTGAAGGCGCCCGGCGGTTGCAACAACCCCTGCACCGTGTTCAAGACCGACCAGTACTGTTGCAACTCTGGAAGCTGCGGACCCACGAATTTCTCCAAGTTCTTCAAGGATAGGTGCCCAGATGCTTACAGTTACCCTAAGGATGATCAGACCAGCACTTTCACCTGCCCTGGTGGAACAAACTACAGGGTCGTGTTCTGCCCTTGA